A window of Thermoanaerobacterales bacterium contains these coding sequences:
- a CDS encoding extracellular solute-binding protein: MYLKKVLALIIALALVAAFAAGCGGQAADQARKEPQQQAAEPEVKDVILATTTSTVDSGLLDVLVPEFEKQTGYKVKTISVGTGQALEMGKKGEADVLLVHAPASEKELVDAGVGIDYTLVMHNDFIIVGPENDPAGIKNAKTSPKALMQIASKPVIFVSRGDDSGTHKKELSIWKAAGIEKPSGAWYQSTGAGMGQTLQVASEKQGYTLTDRATYLAQKANLKLAVLKEGDKSLLNIYHVMAVNPEKFEKVNYEGAKAFVDFMVAPETQKMIGEFGKDKFGQSLFVPDAGKNEADLG; the protein is encoded by the coding sequence GTGTATCTCAAGAAGGTTCTCGCTCTCATCATCGCCCTGGCCCTGGTGGCGGCCTTCGCCGCCGGCTGCGGCGGACAGGCGGCGGATCAGGCCCGGAAGGAACCGCAGCAGCAGGCGGCGGAGCCGGAGGTCAAGGACGTCATCCTGGCCACCACGACCAGCACCGTCGACTCGGGTTTGCTGGACGTCCTGGTGCCGGAGTTTGAGAAGCAGACCGGCTACAAGGTGAAGACGATCTCTGTCGGTACCGGCCAGGCCCTGGAGATGGGCAAGAAAGGGGAGGCCGACGTCCTGCTGGTGCACGCCCCGGCCAGCGAGAAGGAACTGGTCGACGCGGGGGTGGGCATCGACTACACCCTGGTGATGCACAACGACTTCATTATCGTCGGCCCGGAAAACGATCCGGCGGGGATTAAGAACGCCAAGACCAGTCCCAAGGCCTTAATGCAGATCGCTTCCAAGCCTGTGATCTTCGTCTCCCGCGGCGATGACTCCGGGACACATAAGAAGGAACTCTCCATCTGGAAGGCGGCCGGGATCGAGAAGCCTTCGGGCGCCTGGTACCAGAGCACGGGCGCCGGCATGGGCCAGACCCTGCAGGTGGCCTCCGAGAAGCAGGGCTACACCCTGACCGACCGGGCGACCTACCTGGCCCAGAAGGCCAACCTGAAGCTGGCCGTCCTGAAGGAAGGCGACAAGTCCCTGCTGAACATCTACCATGTGATGGCCGTCAACCCCGAGAAGTTTGAGAAGGTGAATTACGAGGGGGCGAAGGCCTTCGTGGACTTCATGGTCGCCCCGGAGACGCAAAAGATGATCGGCGAGTTCGGCAAAGACAAGTTCGGCCAGTCCCTGTTCGTGCCGGACGCCGGGAAGAACGAGGCCGATCTCGGTTAG
- a CDS encoding substrate-binding domain-containing protein produces the protein MPRTNLVLATTTSAQDSGLLGSLLPAFRNKTGLVVEVQAVGSGMAFDKARQGQADVLLTHDPLTERELLDQGIITEYKLIMHNDFIIVGPPDDPAGIRGEDKASAALRRIAERNALWVSRGDWSGTHTREMRLWKDAAAKPSNVTETKRGMAETLAIASGKKGYCLTDRATYLAGKQDLALDVMVEKDEPLLNLYHVSMVNPARFPEVNADGARRLIDFFLSGEAQGIIAGFMRDRFPTPLFYADAGKTEEDVARERLQI, from the coding sequence ATGCCGAGAACGAACCTCGTCCTGGCCACCACCACCAGCGCCCAGGACAGCGGCCTCCTGGGATCCCTGCTGCCGGCCTTCCGGAACAAGACCGGGCTGGTCGTCGAGGTCCAGGCCGTCGGGTCCGGGATGGCCTTCGACAAGGCGCGCCAAGGACAGGCCGACGTCCTTCTGACCCACGACCCGTTGACCGAGCGGGAACTCCTGGACCAGGGGATCATCACCGAGTATAAGCTCATCATGCACAACGACTTCATCATCGTCGGCCCGCCCGACGACCCGGCCGGCATCCGCGGCGAAGACAAGGCCTCGGCGGCCTTGCGCCGGATCGCCGAGCGTAACGCGCTGTGGGTCTCACGGGGCGACTGGTCGGGCACCCACACCCGGGAAATGCGGCTCTGGAAGGACGCCGCCGCCAAGCCGTCCAACGTCACGGAGACCAAGCGCGGCATGGCCGAAACCCTGGCCATCGCCTCCGGCAAGAAGGGCTACTGCCTGACCGACCGCGCCACCTACCTGGCCGGGAAGCAGGACCTCGCCCTGGACGTTATGGTGGAGAAAGACGAGCCCCTGCTCAACCTGTATCACGTCTCCATGGTCAACCCGGCCCGCTTCCCCGAGGTGAACGCCGACGGCGCGCGCCGCCTGATAGACTTCTTCCTTTCGGGCGAAGCCCAGGGGATCATCGCCGGCTTCATGCGCGACCGCTTCCCGACCCCCCTCTTCTACGCCGACGCCGGAAAAACCGAGGAAGACGTCGCCAGGGAACGCCTGCAAATTTAG